The proteins below come from a single Mus musculus strain C57BL/6J chromosome 5, GRCm38.p6 C57BL/6J genomic window:
- the Pramel49 gene encoding PRAME family member 8-like, protein MSVQTPSTLQNLTLKALLRDEALALSCLEEVPFLLFPALFKEAFAGRLKKLMKAIVAAWTFPCLPVGALMKSPNLETLQAVLDGIDMQLTRKSHPRGKLQVLDLRNVHHAFWDIWAGAEDGSCSSESLNEKPTVVKVLRRYARRKQLKVVADLCLRPRRDEAQAYFLKWAQQRKDSLHLCCINMKIWAMPVDFVLEILNVFHPEHIEEFELNTEWNVFNLARFAPCLGQMRNLRKLLLAPLYKNVFKIANRTGDREDKCVKEFVSIFSKFNCLQHLSMQGVHFLTDHMSQVFRCLMTPLESLSITHYQISQSDLDSFSCCQSLFQLKHLEMKGMVLQVLDVMPLRGLLEKVAKTLETLNLQGCKLKDSQLNALLPSFIRCSQLTKINLYNNDFSMPILKDLLQQTANWNKMNVEQYPAPLECYNELGHVSVERFAQLCQELMDTLRAIRQPKSLSFATRICHKCGEPCVYGQGGRLCFCWR, encoded by the exons ATGAGTGTTCAGACTCCGTCCACTCTCCAGAATCTGACATTGAAGGCTCTGCTGAGAGATGAGGCTTTGGCCTTGTCCTGTCTGGAGGAGGTGCCTTTTCTGCTCTTCCCAGCTCTGTTCAAGGAGGCCTTTGCTGGCAGACTTAAGAAGCTCATGAAGGCAATCGTGGCAGCCTGGActtttccctgtctccctgtggggGCTTTGATGAAGTCACCTAACTTGGAGACCTTGCAGGCTGTGCTAGATGGAATAGACATGCAACTGACAAGAAAATCTCACCCCAG GGGAAAACTTCAGGTTCTGGACCTGAGGAATGTGCACCATGCCTTCTGGGACATATGGGCTGGTGCAGAGGATGGTAGCTGTTCTTCAGAGTCCTTGAATGAGAAGCCTACAGTAGTGAAGGTCCTTCGCAGATATGCACGGAGGAAGCAGCTGAAGGTGGTAGCAGacctgtgcctcaggccccgccGTGATGAAGCACAAGCATACTTCTTGAAGTGGGCCCAGCAGAGAAAGGACTCCCTACATTTGTGCTGTATAAACATGAAGATCTGGGCTATGCCCGTGGACTTTGTCTTAGAGATTTTGAATGTCTTTCATCCAGAGCACATCGAGGAATTCGAACTGAACACTGAGTGGAATGTGTTTAATCTGGCCCGTTTTGCTCCCTGCTTAGGGCAGATGAGAAATCTTCGCAAACTTCTCCTGGCACCCCTCTATAAGAATGTCTTCAAGATTGCCAAtaggacaggagacagagaagataaGTGTGTCAAGGAGTTCGTTTCTATCTTCTCCAAATTCAATTGTCTCCAGCATCTCTCCATGCAAGGTGTCCACtttctcacagaccacatgagtcAGGTCTTCAG GTGCTTGATGACACCCTTGGAGTCCCTCTCCATCACTCACTACCAAATTTCACAGTCAGACTTGGATTCCTTCTCTTGCTGTCAGAGTctctttcagctaaaacatcTGGAGATGAAAGGCATGGTCTTACAGGTTTTGGATGTGATGCCTCTGAGAGGTCTCTTAGAGAAAGTGGCAAAAACTCTTGAGACTCTGAATTTGCAGGGATGTAAGCTGAAGGACTCTCAGCTCAATGCACTCCTACCTTCCTTCATACGATGCTCTCAGCTCACCAAGATCAACTTGTACAACAATGACTTCTCCATGCCCATCCTGAAGGACCTTTTACAGCAAACAGCCAACTGGAACAAGATGAATGTGGAACAGTACCCTGCCCCTCTGGAGTGTTATAATGAGTTGGGACAtgtctctgtagaaagatttgCCCAACTTTGTCAGGAACTCATGGATACACTAAGGgcaataaggcagcccaagagcctCTCTTTTGCTACACGTATATGCCACAAATGTGGCGAGCCCTGTGTCTATGGTCAGGGGGGTAGACTTTGTTTTTGCTGGCGGTGA
- the Gm6348 gene encoding PRAME family member 8-like, producing the protein MNVHTPPTLQKLAIQTLVREEALGMSDLEEMAHGLFPALFKEAIDGRHIKLIKALVIAWPFHCLPVGALMRTTDVETLQAVLDGVDIRRTIGFHPRRKKLQFLDLRNVHHSFWNIWTDSEDSDYSAEILDEKKALQVRPRYALRQRLKVTVDLCIRSCLDEAQIWFLKWAQERKGSLYFCCTKMKIWTLPVKALRHIFHVFDPEHIMELELNTEWTLLELTRFAPYFGQMRNLRKVFLAPLHKIDFHLPNRTRVTEVKCINKFASQFSKFNCLQHLFMFCVHFLRFQMNQVLGCLMTPLKTLSITYSLVSQRDLDSFACCQSLFQLKHLELRGVVLLDLDLMPLRGLLMKVAGILETLDLQGCRMKDSQLSVLLPAFKQCSQISNINFYNNEFSMPFLKDLLQHTANWSKMNVEQYPAPLECYDEFAQVSVERFAQVCQDLMDTLRAIRQPKNTSFATDICHTCGERWVFDQVANLCHCWQ; encoded by the exons ATGAATGTTCATACCCCACCCACACTCCAGAAGCTGGCAATTCAGACTCTGGTGAGAGAGGAGGCTCTAGGCATGTCTGATCTGGAGGAGATGGCCCATGGACTCTTCCCAGCACTTTTCAAGGAGGCCATTGATGGCAGACATATCAAGCTCATAAAGGCATTGGTTATAGCCTGGCCTTTCCACTGTCTCCCTGTGGGTGCATTGATGAGGACTACTGACGTGGAAACATTGCAGGCTGTGCTAGATGGAGTAGACATTCGTCGAACCATAGGGTTTCACCCCAG GAGGAAAAAGCTACAGTTTCTCGACCTGAGGAATGTGCACCATAGCTTCTGGAACATATGGACTGATTCAGAAGACAGTGACTATTCAGCAGAGATCTTGGATGAAAAGAAAGCCCTGCAGGTCCGTCCCAGATATGCACTGAGGCAGCGTCTGAAGGTCACAGTTGACCtgtgcatcaggtcctgccttgATGAAGCACAAATATGGTTCTTGAAGTGGGCCCAGGAGAGAAAGGGCTCCCTATATTTCTGCTGTACAAAGATGAAAATCTGGACTCTGCCAGTAAAAGCTCTCAGACATATCTTCCACGTTTTTGATCCAGAGCACATCATGGAGTTAGAACTAAATACTGAATGGACTCTGTTAGAGTTGACACGTTTTGCCCCCTATTTTGGGCAGATGAGAAATCTTCGCAAAGTCTTCCTGGCACCCCtccacaaaatcgacttccatttACCCAATAGAACAAGAGTCACCGAAGTCAAGTGTATCAACAAGTTTGCTTCTCAGTTCTCCAAATTCAACTGTCTGCAGCATCTTTTCATGTTCTGTGTCCATTTTCTCAGATTCCAGATGAATCAGGTCCTAGG GTGCTTGATGACACCCTTGAAGACCCTCTCCATTACTTACTCCCTGGTTTCACAGAGAGATTTGGATTCCTTTGCCTGCTGTCAGAGCctctttcagctaaaacatcTGGAATTGAGAGGTGTGGTCTTACTGGATTTGGATCTTATGCCTCTGAGGGGTCTCCTCATGAAAGTGGCAGGCATTCTTGAGACTCTGGATTTGCAGGGGTGTAGGATGAAGGACTCCCAGCTCAGTGTCCTCCTACCTGCATTCAAACAATGCTCTCAGATCTCCAATATCAACTTCTACAACAATGAATTCTCCATGCCCTTCCTGAAGGACCTTTTGCAGCACACAGCCAACTGGAGCAAGATGAATGTGGAACAATACCCTGCCCCTCTGGAGTGCTATGATGAATTtgctcaagtctctgtagaaagatttgCCCAAGTTTGTCAGGATCTCATGGATACACTGAGAgcaataaggcagcccaagaacaCCTCCTTTGCTACAGATATCTGCCACACATGTGGGGAGCGCTGGGTCTTTGACCAGGTGGCCAACCTTTGTCATTGCTGGCAGTAA